A region of Marnyiella aurantia DNA encodes the following proteins:
- a CDS encoding NAD(P)/FAD-dependent oxidoreductase, protein MNKEVVDVLVIGAGPSGCVSSAWLHNNGLKVKVVEKTKFPRFVIGESLIPRVMDHFEEAGLLDALKSQKFEIKPGARFIRGEEVCVFDFSNKFGEGWDWTWQVPRADFDNVMAQEIIRKGVDLEFESEVTDIRFDGSNSITTVKDKNGDTKEIHAKFVIDSSGYGRVLPRLLDLEKPSSLEPHSSIFTHVKDTTRVPGQEGTLISFDILETEVWLWVIPFSNGNTSVGIVGPTDYIDQLSQSGNTEEALRCAINKSDYYRDRYGKLEFLFEPRRLTNYSCAVKQLYGDGYALTGNAAEFLDPVFSSGMAFATESGILAAKLAKRQIEGETIDWEREYSDYILSGVRVFSTYVKEWYTGNLQTLFFHQPENPDIKRKICAVLAGYVWNKDNPFVKKHDHVIRNLAYLIENEKEIKL, encoded by the coding sequence ATGAATAAAGAAGTTGTGGACGTATTAGTGATTGGTGCCGGGCCTTCAGGCTGTGTATCATCCGCCTGGTTACATAATAATGGTTTGAAAGTAAAAGTAGTTGAGAAGACTAAATTTCCACGCTTCGTGATTGGTGAAAGTCTGATTCCCAGGGTAATGGATCATTTTGAGGAAGCCGGCCTGCTGGATGCACTGAAAAGTCAGAAATTCGAGATTAAACCTGGCGCCCGCTTTATCCGTGGTGAGGAGGTATGCGTCTTTGATTTCAGCAATAAGTTTGGCGAAGGCTGGGACTGGACCTGGCAGGTGCCCCGTGCCGATTTTGACAATGTAATGGCGCAGGAAATCATCAGAAAAGGTGTAGATCTTGAATTTGAATCGGAAGTCACTGATATCCGTTTTGACGGAAGCAATTCCATTACCACAGTAAAAGATAAAAATGGCGACACCAAGGAAATACACGCAAAATTCGTCATAGACAGCAGCGGTTACGGACGTGTTTTACCGCGGCTGCTGGATCTGGAGAAGCCGTCAAGTCTGGAACCGCACTCTTCCATCTTTACTCATGTAAAAGACACCACCCGCGTGCCCGGGCAGGAAGGAACACTAATCTCCTTCGACATCCTGGAGACCGAGGTTTGGCTTTGGGTTATCCCTTTCTCCAACGGAAATACCAGTGTGGGAATCGTAGGACCTACTGATTATATTGACCAACTCTCGCAAAGTGGAAACACGGAAGAAGCTTTGCGCTGCGCTATAAACAAATCCGATTACTACCGCGACCGCTACGGAAAACTGGAATTTTTGTTTGAACCGAGAAGACTTACCAATTATTCGTGCGCAGTAAAGCAACTTTACGGCGACGGTTACGCCCTCACCGGAAATGCTGCCGAGTTTCTGGACCCGGTTTTTTCCTCCGGAATGGCTTTTGCCACCGAGTCGGGAATTCTGGCCGCCAAACTGGCTAAGCGGCAGATAGAAGGAGAAACCATCGATTGGGAGCGCGAGTATTCAGATTACATCCTCTCCGGCGTAAGGGTATTTTCAACTTATGTAAAGGAATGGTACACCGGCAACCTGCAGACCCTGTTTTTCCATCAGCCCGAAAATCCGGACATCAAGAGAAAAATTTGCGCTGTATTGGCAGGATACGTGTGGAACAAAGACAATCCCTTCGTAAAAAAACATGATCACGTAATCCGAAATCTGGCTTACCTCATCGAAAACGAAAAGGAGATAAAACTTTAA
- a CDS encoding beta-ketoacyl-[acyl-carrier-protein] synthase family protein produces MENRVVITGMGIYSCLGITLDEVKDSLYNGKSGIIFSQERKDFGYRSGLTGFVPKPDLKAFLNRRQRISMGEESEYAYMATLEAFKNAGISQDFMDSNEIGIMYGNDSVSQAVVESTDIVREKKDTTLMGSGAIFKSMNSTVTMNLSTIFALKGINLTVSAACASGSHSLGLAYLMIKGGLQDIIVCGGAQETNKYGMASFDGLGVFSTREDDPTRASRPFDTARDGLIPSGGAATLIVESLQSAQRRGAPIIAEIAGYGFSSNGGHISTPNVEGPAAAMERSLKNAGMTADEIDYINAHATSTPIGDANEAKAIHRIFGSSIPVSSTKSMTGHECWMAGASEIVYSVLMMQHSFIAPNINLENPDDDAKNINLVRETTHSNIDVFLSNSFGFGGTNSSLIVKKFDR; encoded by the coding sequence ATGGAAAACAGAGTCGTAATTACCGGAATGGGAATTTATTCCTGTCTTGGGATTACATTGGATGAAGTTAAAGATTCGCTGTATAACGGAAAATCCGGCATTATTTTCAGCCAGGAGCGGAAGGATTTTGGCTACAGGTCAGGACTTACGGGATTTGTTCCTAAGCCGGATCTTAAAGCGTTTCTGAACCGCCGCCAGCGTATCAGTATGGGCGAGGAAAGCGAATACGCTTATATGGCCACACTTGAGGCATTCAAAAATGCCGGTATCTCTCAGGATTTTATGGATTCCAATGAGATCGGAATCATGTACGGAAACGACAGTGTCTCTCAGGCTGTAGTGGAATCTACCGATATTGTCCGCGAGAAAAAGGACACCACACTTATGGGTTCCGGTGCGATATTTAAATCGATGAATTCTACCGTCACCATGAACCTCTCCACCATCTTCGCACTGAAAGGAATTAATCTTACTGTTAGCGCGGCCTGTGCCAGCGGTTCACATTCGCTCGGTCTGGCCTACCTTATGATCAAAGGCGGCCTGCAGGACATTATTGTGTGCGGTGGCGCACAGGAGACCAATAAATACGGTATGGCCAGTTTTGACGGTTTGGGCGTCTTTTCAACAAGAGAAGATGATCCAACCAGGGCTTCACGTCCATTCGATACAGCCCGCGACGGACTTATTCCCAGCGGCGGTGCAGCTACGCTTATTGTGGAAAGTCTGCAAAGTGCCCAAAGACGGGGCGCTCCGATTATTGCTGAAATCGCAGGTTATGGCTTCTCTTCCAATGGCGGACATATTTCTACTCCTAATGTGGAAGGTCCGGCTGCGGCCATGGAACGGTCATTAAAAAATGCCGGAATGACCGCTGACGAAATTGACTATATCAACGCACATGCAACCTCAACCCCTATTGGAGATGCTAACGAAGCCAAAGCCATTCACCGTATATTCGGAAGTTCAATACCCGTAAGTTCTACTAAATCGATGACGGGTCATGAGTGCTGGATGGCGGGAGCAAGCGAGATTGTGTATTCTGTACTCATGATGCAGCACAGTTTTATAGCCCCGAATATCAATCTGGAAAACCCGGATGATGATGCAAAAAATATTAATTTGGTGAGGGAGACCACACACAGTAATATTGACGTATTTTTGTCCAACTCATTTGGTTTTGGCGGAACCAATTCGTCCCTGATAGTAAAGAAATTTGATAGATAA
- the ileS gene encoding isoleucine--tRNA ligase, protein MKKFNEYKNLDLTAVASSVSEYWNQHETFKKSVQIREGQPEYVFYEGPPSANGMPGIHHVMARALKDIFCRYQTQNGKQVFRKAGWDTHGLPIELGVEKELGITKEDIGKKISVEDYNQACRDAVMRYTDVWNDLTEKIGYWVDLDDPYITYEPKYMETVWWLLKQLYTKDLLYKGYTIQPYSPAAGTGLSSHELNQPGTYRDVSDTTVVAQFKVKNLSEKAKEILSGKRISAEDVAGNTCGGALHWEEFDQENSETNQKDIHVLAWTTTPWTLPSNTALAVGKDIEYVLVKTYNQYTFEPVNIILAKVLLQKNFGKKYAEGTVEDFQNYTSASKVIPYQIMSEFKGSDLAGTEYEQLIPWFLPAESPENAFKVIVGDFVTTEDGTGIVHIAPTFGADDARVAKENGISPMLVKDENGNLVPLVDLQGKFIAGGSTPELFAGKYIKNEYYDAGTAPEKSWDVELAILLKTENKAFKVEKYVHSYPHCWRTDKPVLYYPLDSWFVKMTAVKDRLVELNQSINWKPKSTGEGRFANWLENVNDWNLSRSRYWGIPLPIWRTEDLKEEIIIGSVEELMNEIQKSIDAGLMDKNPFEGFETGNMSAENYAKIDLHKNIVDEIILVSDSGKAMKRESDLIDVWFDSGSMPYAQLHYPFENKELIDERKAFPADFIAEGVDQTRGWFYTLHAIGTAVFDSVAYKNVMSNGLVLDKNGQKMSKRLGNAVDPFETLKKYGPDATRWYMIANANPWENLKFDVEGIDEVRRKFFGTLYNTYSFFALYANVDDFTYSEKDIENRPEIDRWILSELNLLVKEVSEFYNDYEPTKVARAINNFVNDNLSNWYVRLCRRRFWKGEYSEDKISAYQTLYSCLETVAKISAPIAPFFMDRLYQDLNSSTGKNKAESVHLTDFPKADEALIDQDLVEKTHLAQQITSMVFSLRKKENLKVRQPLQKVMVPVLDSKTEAQIQAVSELIKQEVNVKELVLINAEEASHLIVKQIKPNFKTLGAKLGKDMKVVGSQISAMTSEQIATLEKDGKMTIKGHEIMLDDVEIFTKDIPGWTVASEGKLTVALDLTLTDELKAEGVAREFINRIQNLRKEQNFELTDRITIKIEENSPFEAELINNNLYISEEVLSDKIEIVNSLSVFNEIEIDEIKFKVSVNRI, encoded by the coding sequence ATGAAGAAGTTTAACGAATATAAAAACCTGGACCTTACCGCTGTTGCGAGCAGTGTTTCGGAGTATTGGAATCAGCACGAAACGTTCAAGAAGTCAGTGCAGATCCGTGAAGGACAGCCCGAATATGTTTTTTATGAAGGACCACCTTCTGCGAACGGTATGCCCGGCATCCATCACGTGATGGCGCGTGCACTGAAGGATATCTTCTGCCGCTACCAGACCCAGAACGGTAAACAGGTTTTCCGCAAGGCAGGTTGGGACACCCACGGCTTACCTATTGAACTTGGTGTTGAAAAGGAATTGGGTATTACGAAAGAAGACATCGGCAAGAAAATTTCTGTTGAAGATTATAACCAGGCCTGCCGTGATGCGGTAATGCGCTACACCGATGTTTGGAACGACCTTACCGAAAAGATTGGTTATTGGGTAGATCTTGACGATCCCTACATTACCTACGAACCAAAATATATGGAAACGGTATGGTGGCTTCTCAAGCAGCTTTATACCAAAGATTTACTGTATAAAGGCTATACAATCCAACCCTATTCTCCAGCCGCCGGAACAGGATTAAGCTCTCATGAACTTAACCAGCCAGGCACCTACCGTGATGTTTCGGACACAACCGTAGTGGCTCAGTTTAAGGTTAAGAATCTCTCTGAAAAAGCAAAAGAGATTTTGTCCGGCAAAAGGATATCAGCCGAAGACGTTGCAGGGAATACCTGTGGCGGAGCTTTGCATTGGGAAGAATTTGACCAAGAAAACTCAGAAACAAACCAAAAAGATATTCATGTCCTGGCCTGGACCACTACACCTTGGACTTTACCGTCCAACACAGCGCTTGCTGTTGGTAAAGACATTGAATATGTTTTAGTTAAAACCTACAACCAGTATACTTTTGAACCGGTTAATATTATTCTGGCCAAAGTACTTCTGCAAAAGAATTTCGGTAAGAAATATGCCGAAGGAACTGTTGAAGATTTCCAAAACTATACATCAGCAAGCAAAGTAATCCCGTATCAGATCATGTCCGAATTTAAAGGTTCTGATCTGGCCGGCACCGAATATGAGCAGCTTATTCCCTGGTTTTTACCCGCAGAAAGTCCGGAGAACGCCTTCAAAGTAATCGTTGGTGATTTTGTAACCACCGAAGACGGTACCGGAATCGTTCACATCGCGCCCACTTTTGGTGCCGATGATGCGCGTGTTGCTAAGGAAAACGGAATTTCGCCGATGCTTGTAAAAGATGAAAACGGCAATCTGGTTCCTCTGGTAGATCTTCAGGGGAAATTCATAGCGGGAGGGAGCACACCTGAACTTTTTGCAGGTAAATACATCAAAAACGAATATTACGACGCCGGAACCGCTCCTGAGAAATCATGGGATGTGGAACTCGCGATCCTTTTAAAGACTGAAAACAAGGCTTTTAAGGTTGAAAAATATGTTCACAGCTATCCACACTGCTGGAGAACCGACAAGCCGGTGCTTTATTATCCGCTGGATTCCTGGTTTGTGAAGATGACCGCTGTTAAGGACCGTTTGGTGGAACTGAACCAGTCCATCAACTGGAAACCGAAATCAACCGGTGAGGGACGCTTTGCCAACTGGCTGGAGAATGTAAACGACTGGAACCTGTCGAGGTCAAGATATTGGGGTATTCCACTGCCGATCTGGAGAACTGAAGACCTGAAAGAGGAAATCATCATAGGTTCTGTGGAAGAACTGATGAATGAGATTCAGAAATCGATCGATGCCGGACTTATGGACAAAAATCCGTTTGAAGGTTTCGAAACCGGCAATATGTCTGCAGAAAACTATGCTAAGATCGACCTGCATAAGAATATTGTGGATGAAATCATCCTTGTATCCGATTCAGGCAAGGCGATGAAACGCGAATCTGACTTGATTGACGTATGGTTCGATTCCGGCTCCATGCCGTATGCCCAACTGCATTATCCGTTTGAAAATAAAGAACTTATAGACGAAAGAAAAGCTTTCCCGGCTGACTTTATTGCTGAGGGCGTGGACCAGACAAGAGGTTGGTTTTACACGCTGCATGCCATCGGAACTGCTGTTTTCGATTCAGTAGCTTATAAAAATGTAATGTCCAACGGACTGGTCCTGGACAAGAACGGACAGAAAATGTCCAAGCGTTTGGGCAACGCAGTAGATCCTTTTGAAACATTGAAAAAATACGGTCCGGACGCAACGCGCTGGTACATGATTGCCAACGCAAATCCATGGGAAAACCTGAAGTTCGATGTAGAAGGAATAGACGAGGTAAGGAGAAAATTCTTCGGAACGCTTTACAACACCTATTCATTCTTCGCACTCTATGCGAATGTGGACGACTTTACCTATTCAGAAAAGGACATCGAGAACCGGCCGGAAATTGACCGATGGATACTTTCAGAACTGAATCTGCTGGTAAAAGAGGTTTCCGAGTTCTATAATGATTACGAACCTACGAAGGTGGCCCGGGCCATTAATAATTTTGTTAATGACAACCTGAGCAACTGGTACGTTAGGCTTTGCAGAAGACGTTTCTGGAAGGGAGAGTATTCTGAAGATAAAATTTCAGCCTACCAAACTCTTTATTCCTGCCTGGAAACGGTAGCCAAAATTTCAGCTCCCATTGCGCCGTTCTTTATGGACAGGCTTTATCAGGATCTGAACAGCAGCACAGGAAAAAACAAGGCAGAATCTGTACATCTTACAGATTTCCCAAAGGCTGACGAAGCTTTGATTGACCAGGATCTTGTTGAAAAAACACATCTGGCACAGCAAATCACATCGATGGTATTCTCGCTGAGGAAAAAAGAAAATCTGAAAGTTCGCCAGCCACTGCAGAAGGTGATGGTTCCGGTACTGGACTCCAAAACAGAAGCGCAGATTCAGGCAGTTTCAGAACTTATAAAGCAGGAGGTGAACGTAAAAGAACTTGTGCTCATCAACGCTGAGGAAGCTTCACATCTGATAGTGAAGCAAATAAAGCCTAATTTCAAAACGCTGGGCGCCAAACTCGGCAAGGACATGAAAGTGGTAGGGTCACAGATATCTGCCATGACCTCTGAGCAGATAGCCACACTTGAGAAGGATGGAAAGATGACGATTAAAGGTCATGAAATCATGCTGGACGATGTAGAAATATTCACAAAAGACATTCCCGGCTGGACCGTGGCGAGCGAAGGCAAACTTACTGTAGCGCTGGACCTTACGCTTACGGATGAATTGAAGGCCGAAGGAGTTGCGCGCGAATTCATCAACAGGATTCAGAATCTGCGAAAAGAACAGAATTTCGAATTAACCGACAGAATTACTATTAAGATTGAGGAAAATTCACCGTTTGAAGCCGAACTTATTAACAATAATCTGTATATTTCTGAGGAAGTATTGTCAGATAAAATAGAAATTGTAAATTCACTTTCGGTTTTCAACGAAATTGAAATAGATGAAATTAAATTTAAAGTATCAGTAAACAGAATTTGA
- a CDS encoding LpxL/LpxP family acyltransferase has product MAKWTGKSRGTLMGYRIFVFCIKNLGVRTAYGVLYFVSAWYFLFLKKSNRYVFYYFNKRLGWHSLKSKIGVFRNYFVFGQTIIDKTAIGAGLRDSFTYEFDGIDHLRKMMDDRRGGVLISAHIGNFEIAERFFGEIDFNYQINLVTTDLEHSVIKEYLESVSDRKSSVKFIFIKEDMSHIFAINEALSNNELICFTGDRYFEGSKFLEADLLGRKAKFPAGPFLIASRLNVPVAYVYVMKEPDLHYHLYTRIAQVKHRDAQGLLNSYVQNLESMLKKYPLQWFNYFDFWEDID; this is encoded by the coding sequence ATGGCAAAATGGACCGGAAAATCCCGTGGGACCTTAATGGGCTACAGGATTTTTGTTTTTTGTATCAAAAATTTAGGAGTAAGGACTGCATATGGAGTTCTTTATTTCGTTTCGGCCTGGTACTTCCTGTTTCTGAAGAAAAGCAACCGATATGTTTTTTATTATTTTAATAAAAGACTGGGCTGGCATTCACTGAAATCAAAAATTGGCGTTTTCCGGAACTATTTTGTTTTTGGCCAGACTATTATCGACAAAACAGCAATTGGCGCCGGACTTCGTGACAGTTTCACCTATGAATTCGACGGCATAGACCACCTCAGGAAAATGATGGATGACCGGAGGGGTGGCGTACTCATCAGCGCGCATATCGGTAATTTTGAGATTGCAGAGCGCTTCTTTGGTGAAATCGATTTCAATTATCAGATCAATTTGGTAACCACAGATCTGGAGCACAGCGTCATAAAAGAGTATCTCGAAAGTGTTTCCGACAGGAAAAGCAGTGTTAAATTCATCTTTATAAAGGAGGACATGTCGCACATCTTCGCCATTAACGAAGCGCTTTCAAACAACGAACTCATCTGTTTTACCGGCGACCGCTATTTCGAAGGTTCCAAATTCCTTGAGGCTGATCTGCTGGGCAGGAAAGCTAAATTTCCCGCCGGGCCATTCCTTATCGCCTCACGACTGAATGTTCCCGTGGCCTATGTTTATGTGATGAAGGAGCCTGATCTGCACTATCATCTGTACACCCGCATAGCACAGGTAAAACACCGTGACGCACAGGGATTGCTCAATTCGTATGTTCAGAATCTTGAAAGCATGCTGAAGAAGTATCCATTGCAGTGGTTCAATTACTTTGACTTCTGGGAGGACATAGACTGA
- a CDS encoding HAL/PAL/TAL family ammonia-lyase, producing MRLVNNLKIEDFQKVIFDNEKIELDESLIQRVDESFQFLKEFSDKKVIYGVNTGFGPMAQYRIAEQDKYQLQYNLIRSHASGVGTPLKPRAAKASMLARLNTLSQGKSAVHPSVILLLKELINQDVTPLIFEHGGVGASGDLVQLAHLALVLIGEGEVFYKGERRPTAEVYKELGLTPINIELREGIGLMNGTSVMSGIGIINSYNTKKLIDFSIRMSCAINEIVQAYDDHFSESLNSTKRHSGQQKVAGKMREYLRDSQLIRKREDHLYNKETQEEIFKDKVQEYYSLRCVPQILGPVLDTLEFSEKVLEDEINSANDNPIIIPEEKHVYHGGNFHGDYVSLEMDKLKLVVTRLTMLAERQLNYLLNSKINEILPPFVNLGRLGFNFGMQGVQFTAVSTTAENQALSTSMYIHSIPNNNDNQDIVSMGTNAAVMCEKVINNAYEVLAIEVITIVQAIEYLEFKDRVSSSTRKLYDEVREIVPAFKEDLVMYPFVEKIKNYLINN from the coding sequence ATGAGACTAGTTAATAATTTAAAAATTGAAGACTTTCAGAAGGTTATTTTTGATAACGAGAAGATTGAACTGGACGAATCACTCATCCAGAGGGTAGATGAAAGTTTTCAGTTTCTAAAGGAGTTTTCGGATAAAAAAGTAATCTACGGTGTGAATACCGGTTTCGGCCCAATGGCGCAGTACCGTATTGCCGAACAAGACAAATACCAGCTCCAGTACAACCTGATCAGAAGCCATGCTTCCGGAGTAGGTACACCGCTGAAACCGCGTGCTGCAAAGGCATCAATGCTGGCGCGTCTTAATACCCTTTCACAGGGAAAATCTGCTGTTCATCCGTCAGTTATATTGCTGCTTAAGGAACTTATTAACCAGGATGTTACGCCCCTGATTTTTGAACACGGTGGTGTAGGAGCCAGTGGCGACCTTGTACAGCTTGCCCATTTGGCACTTGTACTCATTGGCGAGGGCGAGGTCTTTTATAAAGGAGAACGAAGACCAACTGCGGAAGTTTATAAGGAGTTGGGACTTACACCTATCAATATTGAACTCCGTGAGGGAATAGGCCTGATGAACGGGACTTCGGTTATGTCCGGAATCGGGATCATCAATTCCTATAATACCAAAAAACTCATTGATTTCAGCATCCGGATGAGTTGCGCGATCAATGAAATTGTGCAGGCTTATGATGATCATTTTTCAGAATCGCTGAACAGTACCAAAAGACATTCGGGACAGCAGAAAGTTGCCGGCAAAATGCGTGAATACCTGCGGGACAGCCAGCTGATCCGTAAGCGCGAAGATCATCTTTATAATAAAGAAACACAGGAGGAAATATTCAAGGATAAAGTTCAGGAATATTACTCTCTAAGATGTGTACCGCAAATTCTGGGACCCGTTCTGGATACTCTGGAATTTTCGGAGAAGGTCCTGGAAGATGAGATTAACTCGGCTAACGATAACCCAATCATCATTCCGGAAGAGAAACATGTGTACCACGGCGGCAACTTCCACGGCGATTATGTTTCGCTGGAAATGGACAAACTGAAATTGGTGGTAACCCGCCTGACCATGCTGGCCGAAAGACAGCTAAACTACCTTCTCAACTCAAAAATCAATGAAATCCTGCCTCCGTTTGTAAACCTGGGCCGTCTCGGCTTTAACTTTGGGATGCAGGGTGTACAGTTTACAGCGGTTTCAACTACCGCTGAAAACCAGGCACTTTCAACTTCAATGTATATTCACAGTATTCCTAACAATAATGATAATCAGGATATAGTAAGTATGGGAACCAATGCAGCGGTAATGTGCGAAAAGGTGATTAACAATGCTTACGAAGTTCTGGCCATTGAAGTGATTACCATCGTTCAGGCTATTGAATATCTCGAATTTAAAGACCGTGTTTCTTCATCAACAAGAAAACTGTACGATGAGGTACGCGAAATTGTCCCCGCATTTAAAGAGGACCTGGTAATGTATCCTTTTGTAGAAAAAATTAAAAATTACCTCATCAACAACTAA
- a CDS encoding phosphopantetheine-binding protein, which translates to MEREKIVSIVNGFLIDEFEVDGSEIYSQAPLKQTLGLDSLDYIDLVVIIESNFGVKLGEADFKRMVTFDDFYTAIQEKMGEKELVS; encoded by the coding sequence ATGGAAAGAGAGAAAATTGTTTCAATTGTCAACGGTTTTTTAATTGATGAATTTGAAGTGGATGGCTCAGAAATTTACAGCCAGGCACCACTTAAGCAAACTTTAGGTCTGGACAGTCTGGACTATATAGACCTTGTAGTGATCATTGAGAGTAATTTTGGTGTAAAACTTGGCGAGGCCGATTTTAAGAGAATGGTCACCTTTGATGATTTCTATACCGCAATTCAGGAGAAGATGGGCGAAAAGGAGTTAGTTTCATAA
- a CDS encoding phenylacetate--CoA ligase family protein — translation MNLNPSIEYASPAEIRILQEQKLAELLRYLQDNSAFYQRLFSQNGIDIENIRTLEDLQYIPLTSKSDLQQFNHDFFCVPNHKIVDYSTTSGTLGDPVTFGLSDSDLERLAYNEAISFACAGIKEGDLVQMMTTVDKRFMAGLAYFLGLRKMGAGVIRMGPGIPELQWDSILRYKPKWLITVPSFLLKMIEYAENHGIDYKNSSVYGAVCIGESLREQDFSDSALSRKIAEKWNIKLFSTYASTEMSTAFAECELQQGGHQHPELIITEILDENEKPVSQGGTGELVITTLGVEALPLLRFKTGDLVKAHSELCGCGRTTMRLGPVVGRKQHMIKYRGTTLYPPALNDILNGFDGITVYQIVIRTNDIGTDEIIVKISTEQDCEELLSEVKDRFRAKLRVSPRIEIFPADELTALVYNPKSRKPIHFLDLRL, via the coding sequence TTGAACCTTAATCCATCAATTGAATACGCATCGCCCGCGGAAATCAGGATCCTGCAGGAGCAAAAGCTCGCAGAGCTCCTGAGGTATCTGCAGGACAATTCAGCTTTCTATCAACGACTGTTTTCGCAGAATGGAATTGATATTGAAAATATCAGAACCCTGGAGGATCTGCAGTACATACCGCTAACGTCCAAATCTGATCTTCAGCAGTTTAACCATGATTTTTTTTGTGTTCCCAATCATAAGATTGTGGATTACAGCACCACCTCCGGAACGCTGGGTGATCCTGTTACTTTCGGGCTGTCCGACAGTGACCTGGAGAGGCTGGCCTATAACGAGGCGATCTCGTTTGCATGTGCCGGGATTAAAGAAGGTGATCTCGTACAGATGATGACAACTGTGGACAAGCGTTTTATGGCAGGTCTTGCCTATTTCCTGGGACTGCGTAAGATGGGAGCCGGTGTGATCAGAATGGGTCCAGGGATTCCGGAGCTTCAGTGGGACAGCATCCTGCGCTATAAGCCAAAATGGTTGATTACGGTGCCGTCTTTTCTTCTCAAGATGATTGAATATGCGGAGAATCATGGCATCGACTATAAAAATTCTTCGGTGTACGGTGCGGTTTGCATTGGCGAAAGTTTGCGTGAGCAGGATTTTTCTGATTCAGCACTTTCACGTAAAATTGCTGAGAAATGGAACATTAAACTGTTTTCCACCTATGCATCTACTGAGATGAGCACTGCCTTCGCGGAATGTGAGTTGCAGCAGGGCGGGCACCAACATCCGGAACTCATCATCACCGAAATCCTTGACGAAAATGAAAAGCCTGTTTCGCAAGGCGGCACAGGCGAGTTGGTAATAACAACCCTGGGAGTAGAGGCTTTGCCGTTACTGAGATTTAAGACTGGTGATCTCGTGAAAGCTCATTCCGAACTGTGCGGATGTGGCAGAACCACAATGCGTTTGGGTCCTGTTGTAGGCAGGAAACAGCATATGATCAAATACCGCGGGACTACGCTGTATCCACCGGCGCTGAACGATATCCTGAATGGCTTTGACGGAATTACGGTTTATCAGATTGTAATACGCACCAATGATATCGGAACTGATGAAATCATTGTGAAAATCAGTACGGAACAGGATTGCGAAGAGTTGCTAAGTGAAGTGAAGGACCGGTTTCGGGCAAAACTGCGGGTAAGTCCCAGGATTGAAATCTTTCCGGCAGATGAACTGACGGCCCTGGTTTACAATCCAAAAAGCCGCAAACCCATTCATTTTCTGGACTTACGGCTGTAG
- the fabG gene encoding 3-oxoacyl-ACP reductase FabG encodes MKCAIVTGGSRGIGSAVCIKLASAKKYHILINYTSNEAAANDTLQKVREAGATGEILKFDVSNYEETQSVLNAWQDKNPDAVVEVIINNAGITRDGLFMWMQPEDWSSVINTSLNGFFNVTNFFIQKMLRNKYGRIINMVSVSGLKGTAGQTNYSAAKGAVIGATKALAQEVAKRKITVNAVAPGFIKTDMTQEFDENELKQIIPVNRFGEAEEVADLVAFLASDKAGYITGEVININGGIYS; translated from the coding sequence ATGAAGTGTGCAATTGTAACGGGAGGTTCGCGCGGTATTGGCAGTGCTGTATGTATCAAACTGGCCAGTGCGAAAAAATATCATATACTTATAAATTATACTTCCAACGAAGCAGCGGCAAATGATACCTTACAAAAGGTAAGGGAGGCGGGAGCTACAGGTGAAATTCTGAAATTTGATGTTTCCAACTATGAAGAAACCCAGTCTGTTCTGAACGCATGGCAGGACAAAAATCCTGACGCCGTTGTAGAAGTGATCATAAACAATGCCGGCATCACCCGCGACGGACTTTTTATGTGGATGCAGCCGGAAGACTGGAGCAGCGTAATAAACACAAGCCTCAATGGTTTCTTTAATGTGACCAACTTCTTTATACAGAAAATGCTGCGCAACAAATACGGCAGGATTATTAATATGGTCTCTGTTTCCGGACTGAAAGGGACTGCCGGGCAGACCAACTATTCTGCTGCAAAAGGAGCGGTAATCGGTGCTACAAAGGCACTCGCCCAGGAAGTAGCCAAAAGAAAAATAACAGTAAATGCTGTAGCGCCGGGATTTATTAAAACAGATATGACGCAGGAATTTGATGAAAACGAACTTAAGCAGATTATACCTGTGAACCGTTTTGGTGAAGCGGAGGAAGTAGCCGACCTGGTCGCCTTTCTGGCCTCGGACAAGGCTGGATACATTACGGGTGAGGTGATAAATATCAATGGTGGTATTTATTCCTGA